actctagtaattttttgtgatagttctcagactgcctatggatgtgtcgcatactacaactggaagttggaaaatggtGAGCGAGCATCTGATCttgccatgtcaaaggcaaaaccttggccacaaattccgacgttaactatcccccgtggtgagttacttggatgtctgctgggtgccagaatgcaacagactatcgtaaaaaaatcaagcttcatttttCAAAGGGTAATGCTTctaactgacagcaccatagttctgggacaactgcgtcatgagccctacaagtacaacatgtggacagccagccgtattagtgaaatacaaactctgaccgatattcgcgattggtaccatgtggactctggaaacaacgttgccgATGATGCGTAACGTGGTCTTAACCTATCGgaaatgggaaaggattccaggtggcaaaaaggtccagacttcatgaagaaggacatcaacgaatggccaatcaaacatgcaaatgaagttcatgcgaAGAAAAAAGACCTGGGCATAAGAATTAAAGACCCCcggatgaccattggaagatgcaagtcattatgtgtccagattgatggtggaacaaatgaagattattcagttattcttgatattctaaaaacatttaacataacggtcgacaaaaatgacagcctgatgaatattaaacgtcgcatctctagaatcataagatttatggaaaatgcttcacaatttttcagagatcgactgaagagaacagtgaagactactccagttgccatcagtagtatgacgaaagcagaatgttcgagatggtttgctgaatatgatatatttgtgcctaccaagcgtgagttagtaatatcaaacttgtttcttattcaacaTGCTCAGCAGTCGCTACCGTCAGATGTGAAACATAAGCTAATGTCACTGAACCCAACACTGGACGCCGAcggtgtgtggagagcactaggtcgtactggtgctgctCTATCAAACCCGCCTGTGATTATACCATACTCTGAACCCTTTGCTGAGATTTTGGTGCGTAAAtgtcaccaaccgcagcactctggTGTGGATAatactcttgccctagtacgtgagcagttctggatcctcaacggtaaacggttcgtcggcaaagttgtgtcgcagtgcccatattgtcgctttctacGGAAGAAGATTGCCCAAGTAGAGATCActcctcgtaaggtggaacaactcgtgTGATCGTCAGTATTCGAACATGAGGTCATTGATATAGCTGGTCTGttcaataccatcgcagatcgCCGTGAGACCAGAAATTACCGGGTAAATTCTGGTAAAGCCtggattctggttatcgtgtgtcatgcatctggtgcggcccacatagaggtccttgaaggttacgataccaactgcttccttgcaggtttcgatgctttcactagaatccACAGAAAACCCACGTCTGTGACTGCAGATCATGGTTTGCAAATCCGTGGTGCTGCAAACGTCATGGTGAGCCGTTAAAACCAtaccaagatggcaaagattcagacaaatcctgaaacaacaacctggcacttcgtaccatctggagctcattcgtcagtcggacaagctgaaaggatgatcagaactgtaaagaacactttagaagctgtcactgcttcgagaaaacctgagtttactaagttgCGTTTGCATAGACTAATGTAGTGTTGCTGATATTACAAATGATAGGCCTTTAGGTTTTCATAGAAATAACGTTGCCAAATTAAACGCTGTAAGATTActacgtccaaatgaccttattttgggtggatcaaacggtgatatcagtgaacttttagatttcgagttggctaaaacacctgagcaaatagagtacacaaaaatactcacactgaatgaactctttttaaatcattggtggaaaatATGGTATGATGAAATTTTTccagagaaaagtggtcagattccaaccggggagtagagataaatgatatcgtaataatcagagatactaatcctgtgcgtaaccagtggcattggggtgaagtttttttctgaaaacaagtcgtctgataatataacacgttcagtatcggtgcggtataagtctgatgaaaaatctaagtttgtcactaagtcggtcagagatttggtttcATTTTAaggaacaatgaacgtactgatttgtaGACATTTACTGTAACATACGTGTGATTTTCAGTTGAATATAACGTAATATTTTGTcgcaaaaagtgcaatttcatctaaagtatttcttttatatatgttgtcgttttgtttcatgttcttattatgtctaaaaaaaaggtaaaaatgtaaaaaaaaaaaaatcaagttcctGTTTCTTACTTATTCATCAAATGAGATcaagttttatctataattctagtGTTTAAAATTTGTTACAAAAAAGGTTCAAATGTGaattttaaatattcatgaaaacatgtgtataatttataacagagcaaaaattaacccgagataaagctccggagtgtaaacacacacaaatcgcgtcctctatttccattaataaaccagccaattataaaatttggggtcgtttagttgccaaactaggtactggacgaattcttcaACAAGCGAAAATCTGGGCAAAAAatcgttgttttacacttgatcttgggGACTGGAGCTGGTTGGTTCTCTTTCCAAGATCGCCATTAATAACTTAGAATTAGATTgtgccctccaactaaataacttggagtaagtaactggatTGATTGATCAATTCCATGTGTAATTTACTGGTCGATTTaaattaaaatttgttatttctgttttgattggttttgttgtaatatacttattattgttttgtaagtcgtaatataagtgcaatttaattttaatttaggtctgttgacattttctctgcaaagtaggataaaaatattattgtgatcatttcatttgcagaatgaaatgtctataacgacttcaacgtcgtgacgttacatggctcgttcgtatggttggttgaggtgtcaatggtcttattctgattgggcaggtgcaagcccctgcagttgcgctacatatATCATTGTTCAATATCCTCCTgttttacttaaaaagaaaaataagactacTGTGGTTTTGTTTTGTTATGCAAAGAGATGAGGACCATATCTCtaagggttatgaacatggaggttAATGAAAGAGGAGTCATCAAATGATGTGCAGGAAATAGCTATGAGTTAGCAAGATACATTAGATAGATGAAAATGGAGAGGGCTGATAGTAAGTAGCTACTATACATAAAAACAGGAGATCTTTTCTAAATGAAACTTCTATTTTGAGGGATATTGTAAACTCTACCTTTTTCACGAAGGCTTCATAACTCAACCCTTAACCGAGGGATATTTTCAACTCCACCTTcctcttttatcattattgttattacttgctaagctacaaccgtagttggaaaagctggaagctataagcccaggggcccaacagggcaaatagcccagtgaggaaaggaagcaaggaaaaagtatatattttaagaacagtaacaacattaaaatagatattttttatataaatgataaaagctttaacaaaacaggaagaagagaaattagatataatagtgcgGCCGAGTGTACTCAAGCAAAAGAAGGTTTGAAATCGACCTTTCTTCAAGAGATGTTTTAAACTCTGAGACCACGTTTCTTAAAAGGCTGATAGGAAACAACGGCCCCATATAGTAATtggtaatataaaaataaaaataacaagaccCGATAGAAGTACAGGACTCTCAGCCGGGTAACATATTTACCAAGGTAGGCTATATACTATTATAGTTCTATATACTTTGACATTTATATGGTCTGCTGTCTTCCCAGCCTTCGCCTGCCTCCTCACTCTCCATTTCTCCCTTTCAGCTACTACAATACATGGGTAGCTAGGGTTGTTAATGTTATAtgtgtgttatctctctctctctctctctctctctctctctctctctctctctctctctctctctctctcgctctctgctTGTGTGGAGTTGCAATAATGTATGCAATTTATATCGCATCCTTCAAATTGTCTTTGCTTCACTCCGGAGTAAAATTTATctcattgctctttttttttctgccAAGCATTATCCAAATCCTCTGTGTTCCTGGATTTATTCCTGAACAGTATTTTTGTGTTGCCTTGATATTATTCAAATCCTCTCTGATTTCCTGAATTTCCTCTTGAGTAGTTTTGTTTGCTGCTTTTGCATTATTAAAATCCTTTTTAAATGCCAGGATTTTATCCTAGACAGTTTTATTGATGATTGGATGCTATCCCAATCCCATCGGAGTTCCTGGATTTCTTGCTGAATATTTTCGATTACAGTTTTTAGTGCCATTCCAATCCTCTTTGAGTTCCTGGATTTTATACTGAGCAGTTCGATTATTTATTTGGCACTACCGCAATCCTCTCCGTGTTCCTTGATTTAAGCCTGGGCAGCTTCATTTGCTGTTGTGGGTCTATCCAGATCTTTTTGAATTTTCTAGTTTCATCGTAGGCTGTTTTTTTTTACTGCTTTAGCGCTATCCTGGATTTCATCCTGGGAGCTTTTGTTTGCCTCTTTGACGCTATCCAAAACTTCTTTGAGTTCTTGGATTTTATCCAAggcagtttatttgtttctttggaTTCCTTCTTGTGTAGTTTTGTTATTTCTTCGGTATTTTCCAAATCCTTTTTGAGTTCCTGGATTTGTTTCCTATCCAGCTTCATTTACTACTTCGACATCCAAATTCTCTTTGTGTTGTTAGATTGAATCTCGGACAGTTTCCTTTGGGTGTCTTAATGATATCCAAATCCTAATTGAGTTCCTGGATTTCTTTTTTCACAGTTTCCTTTGTTCATTTGGCACTATTCAAATCGTCTTTGAGATCCTGGGATTCTTCCGGGGCAGCTTTGTTTAATTCTTTTCTGTTTTCTAAATCTGCTTGGAGTGCCTTGATATTCGGGAAATTTGATTGATGGTTTGGCACAAACAAAATCATCTTTAAGTTCCTGAATTTCCACCTCACCAGTTTTGCTTGCCGTTTTGGCGCCATCAAAATGCTCCATGAGTTCCTGGACTTTATCCTGGGTAGTTTTATTTACTACTTTAGTATTATCCAAGTCCTCTTTGAGTTCTTGGCGGTTTCGTTTTCACCCTTGTCGCTATTCAAATCCTCTaagtttttggattttttttctggtCCGTCTCGTTTGTTTCTTTTGCATTACCCAAATCTTCTTTGAGTTCCTAGATTTCATCCTAGGCAGTTGTGATTACTGATTTCCGCTATCCAAATCCTCTTTGAGTTCCTGGATTTCTTCTCAGGTAGTTTCGTTTGCAGCTTTTCCATTATCCAAATCCTCTTTGTTTTCATGGATTAGAAGCTGCCAAGTTTGATTGCTGTTTTGGCAATATCCAAATCCTCTTTGACCTGGATTTCAGCTTGGTCATTTTCATTCGCTGCTTTGGTGCTATCAAAATCCTCTTGTGTCTTTGGATTTAGTCCTGGCCAGTTTCGTTTAATGCGTATGCATTATATAGATCCGTTTTGAGTTCCCCCGATTCAAGGCTCGATAGCTTTTTTTTAGTGTACAATTAGTTCCAGGGTTCTCCTTGAGCAGTTTTATTTGCTGTTTGCAAATAATCTTTCAGTTCCTGTATTCTAGGCTGAATAGTTTCGTTTCCCTGCTTTAGTGTTATCCAAATCCTCTTTAACCGTTCTCGATGTAATCCTGGGCAGTTTTGTTTGCTACTTGGATATTATCCAAATTATCTTTTAGTTTTTCTATTTCATACTTGGCAGTTTCGTTTGTTTCTTTATCATTATGCAAATCTTCTTTGAGTTTTTGGCTTTCTCTTGGGCAGTTTCGTTTGTAACTTTGGCATTATCCAAGTCCTCTTCGAGTTCCATATTTTTCCCGGGCAGCGCCATTTGCTGCTTTGGCGCTATCCAAATCTTATTTTTGTACCTGAATTTCATCTTGGacaattctatttgtttcttttGCACTATCCTAATCATCTTTCAGCTCCTGGAAATTTTCCTGAgtaatttcatttctttcttttgtgtTCTGTGAATACTCTTTGTGTTCTTAGATTTTAACCTGGGAAATTTTATTGCTGATTTAGCACTGTGCAGGTCCTCTCTGATGTTCctgttcaatttccctttgctatTTTGTCGCCTTCAAAATCCTCTTTTAGTTCCTAAATTCCCtattggacagttttttttttttttcaaaatcctctTTGAGCTCCTGGACTTTATCCCAGATGGTTTCATTTACTTCTTTGGTCCTATCAAGTCCTTTTTGTGTTCCTTGGCAGTTTCGTTTGCTGCTTTTGATCTATCCAAATACTCTTCCAGTTTTATATTACTTCCAATTCAGCCTTGTTTTCGTTTTGTTGGCATTATGCGAATTTTCTTGGAGTTCCAGGATTTCATCATAGGCAGTTTCAATAACTACTTTAGAACTATGCAATTCCGCTCTGAGTTTCTGTGTTTCTTCTTAGGTACATTCGTTTGCTGCCTTATCCTTATCTAAATCATCTATCTTTCTTAGAGTATACGCTACTAAGTTTGGTTTTATCAATATAGCGTTATcgaattatatcatcatcatcatctcctcctacgcctattgacacaaaaggcctcagaattatattatgtatatatatatatatatatatatatatatatatatattatatatatatatatatatatatatatatatatatatatatatatatatatacatatatatatgtatatatatatatatatatatatatatatatactatatatattatatatatatatatatattatatatatatatatatatatataatattatagtatatatatatatatatatatatatatatatatatatatatactatatatatatatatatataatgtgtgtgtgtgtatgtgtctgtgtgcgtgtttgtgagtatagtatatatacaatatttgtgtaatcatatctatgtacacacacatatacacacatacacacacacgtatatatatatatatatatatatttatatatatataattataaatataaatataaatatatatatatattatatatatatatatatatatatatatgtgtgtgtgtatatatatatatatatatatatatatatatatatatatatatatatattatatatatatgtatatatatatttatatatatatatatatatatatatatatatatatatatatatatatatatatatatatatatatatatatatatttatatatttatttatatatatatatatatataatataatatatatatatatatatattatatatttatatatttatatatataaatatatatatatatatatatatatatatatatatatatatataatatatatatatatatatatatatatatatatatatgtatatatatatatatatatatatatatatatatatatatatatatatatatatatatgtaatatgtagtatatatgtatatatatatatgtatatgtatatatattatatatagtatatatatgtataatatatatatatatatatatatatatatatatatatatatatatatatatatatatataaaatgtgtgtgtatgtgtctgtgtacgtgtttgtgagtataatatatatacaatatttgtgtaatcatatctatgtacacacacacatacacacacatacacacacacacctcacacacacattaatatatactatatatatatatatatattatatatatatatatatatagtatatatataaaagatatatatatttatatatataattataaatataaatatatatatatatatatatatatatatatatatatatatatatatatatatatatatatatatatatatatatatgtatatataaatataaatatatatatataatatatatatatatatatatatatatatatatatatatattatatgtatatatatatatatatatatatatatatatatatatataatatatatatatatatatatgtatatgtatatatatatatatatatatatatatatgtatatgtatatatatatatatatatatatatatatatatatgtatatatatatatatatatatatatatatattatatatatatatatatatatatgtacatatatatatatatatatatatattatatatatttatatatatatatatataaatatatatatatatatatatatatatatatatatatatatatatttatatttatatatatatatatatatataatatatatatatatatatatatatatatatatatatatgtatatatatatatatatttatatttatatatatatatataaatatatatatatatatatatatatatatatatatatatatatatatgtatatactatatatatatatatatatatatatatatatatgtatatatatatatatatatatatatatatatatactatatgtatatatagtatatatatatatatatatatatatatatatatatatatgtatatatatatatatatgtatatatatatgtatatatttatatatatatatatatatatatatatatatatatatataatatatatgtatatatatatatatgtatatatatatgtatatatttatatatatatatatataagtatgtataatatatatatatatatgtaaatatatatattattatatatatatatatatataaataatgtgtgtgtgtatgtgtctgtgtgcgtgtttgtgatataatatatatatacaatatttgtgtaatcatatctatgtacacacacacatacacacacacacacacacacacatatatatatataatatatatatatatatatatatatatatatatatatttatatatatataattataaatataaatataaatatatatatatatatatatatatatatatatatatatatatgtatatataaatataaatatatatatatatatatatatatatatatatattatatatgtaaatatatatatatatatatatatatatatgtaaatatatatatatatatatatatatatatatatatactatatatatatgtaaatatatatatatatatatatatatatagtaaatatttaaatatatatatatatatatatatattgtatatatatatatgtatatatatatatatattatatatatatatatatatatatatatatattatatatatatagtataatatatatattatatatatatatatatatatatatatatatatatatatatatatatatatatatatatatatatatatatatatatatatatatatatatatatatatatatatatatatattatatatatatatatatatatatatatatatatatatatatatagtatatatatatatatatatatatatatatatatatatatatatatatatatatatatatatatatatataatatatatatattatatatatatatatatatatatatatatatatatatatatatatatatatatatatagtatatatatattatttatatatatatatatatatatatatatatatatatatatatatatatatatatatatatatatatacatatatatatatatatatactgtgtatatatacgtatatatatatttgtgtggataATAATGTAttaaagtttctgaaaaaaaatactataaaactttAATGACTTCTTTACCCTTTATGTTCTTCCATTATgtcaaatataaaaagatatagaatAGCGAGTAATCTTTATATTAACTACTAGAACAACtgtttttaatataatataatatgatatataacataatataatatgacataatataaaacaatataatacaatataatacaatacaatacaatacaatacagtacaatacaatataatacagtataacaatataatataatataatataatataatataaattcgtTAGTGTTTTAGATGAATTTGATACCAAAACTAATTTGGAAGGAAAGATCGTGTCCTGAAATTGAATTGGGCCAAAAGTTTACTTGCAAGAACTTAACCGAGTTGGGGATTCGGAAAGTCCTGGTAGAGAATTAGAACGCCTAAATAAACCTAATGGTATTTACATGGACTTCAATCAAGtggaaaataaaatcaacaaacaagaaaaaaattattgatcaCTCTGAAAAAATGTTGATCGTGTTACCTGGAACCTATGGTTTGGAAATGTTAAAGAATGACAGATATATCCTTATGATATTATTATCAGCTATTTCATTAACTTAATATGGAATAAAGTTTTAATTTTGGCTTTGTGAATATGAGCGAAACCATATGCCAACCCCCaccttaaaaaacaaaagaaaaaaaaaaattctgaaaatttcCTTTCAATCTATTCGTCATTTAAAGCTTCGTAAGTGCAAGATTTATCTTGGAAGAAAGATTTAAATATTGCAGTGTCTGTAAGAAGGATCAACGTACTGATGAGGAGATACAAAGCTGTGGACGAATTTATTAAAGAGATTTAACCTTTATCACAGAGCTCAAGGTTAAAGGCATTGAttaaaaccattatatatatatatatatatatatatatatatatatatatatatatatatgtatatatatatatatatatatatatatatatatataaatatatatatatatatatatatatatatatatatatatatatatatatatatatatatataaatatatatatctatatatctatatatctatatatctatatatctatatatctatatataatatatatatatatatatatatatatatatatatatatatatatatatatatatatatctatacatatatatatatatatatatatatatatatatatatatatatatctatatatctatatatctatatatctatatctatatctatatctatatctatatctatatctatatctatatctatatctatatctatatctatatctatatctatatatatatatatatatatatatatatatatatatatatatatatatatatatatatatctatatatctatatatctatatatctatatctatatatctatatatatctatatatctatatatctatatatctatatgtctatatatctatatatctatatatatatatatatatatatatatatatatatatatatatatatatatatatatatatatatatatatatataataccagaaGTCCTTTACTCTCATATTTCGGTTCTTTTTGGCCAAAGCAAGTATACAGTGAAAATAGTTCACAGTATCCAGAATGAATATTACAAATAGAGTTTAACATTAAATACAGCTGAGCTCAACGTATTTTCTATTCCCTTAAGTTTAAAAagtatatattgatattaatatacaaCACACtaagcgtgtgtgcgtgtgtgtttgtgtgtatggacgTGTGAAGGCGTTGAATCCAGCTTCCAAAATTAAGGAGAGACTTGAATACATCTAAGAATGTTTAGGGGACTATTTTATAAGACGACATAAATAAAACTAAGACAAATTGTATAGTAATAAAAAACGAAACTGGTCAAAATAAATAGGTTTTGTATTATGAATTTTACCTATTCTTCTTTTCAGCAATATGTCAAATATTCTCGCTTTGATTTACAAAGAAATAAGAGTAGAGAAATAACTAGATGTATGAGTAAATAAGTTAATAGATGAAAGAATAAATCATTAAAAGGATAaaggaagagataaagaaagatTGGGACACAAACCTTTTACTAGTAAAATGAAGAAATGTTGGGTTGGGTCTGGTCAGTGCTTGGTTTGGTGACGTACGAGAAAATTGGACACAATTATTGTAGTTAAGGTAGATATGAGGTAAAGGCATGTGGCATGCAGTCCCACTCTTTGTAAAAGTAAAAATATAGAATGTGAAAGCGGTGTTTATTAGTTACATTTgcaattaatggaaaaaaataattatttaaaagatcgaagaaaatatgaaaaaaaaaattgtgtaaaggGAAAT
Above is a window of Palaemon carinicauda isolate YSFRI2023 chromosome 6, ASM3689809v2, whole genome shotgun sequence DNA encoding:
- the LOC137642959 gene encoding uncharacterized protein, encoding MSVLVDEEGDEEKCDDLNITYDHDDYESDDDEDEAGESDSDHSQTAYGCVAYYNWKLENGERASDLAMSKAKPWPQIPTLTIPRGELLGCLLGARMQQTIVKKSSFIFQRVMLLTDSTIVLGQLRHEPYKYNMWTASRISEIQTLTDIRDWYHVDSGNNVADDA